The genomic window CCGAGAGTTATTAGAAtttcactgtctaacagctatcCCATCTCCTTCTGGCCTTTTTGCAGTACCACTTATAAACCCCTCAAGATTGTGAGAATCCAAAATTAGACGAACATGTCGCATCCAACTTAAGTAGGTACCCGGCCCATCCAATTTGACCGAGTTAGTTTCTAGGGTGATCTTTGAAAACTCACTACCCGAGATATGAGATTCCATCATCCTAACCATTAACTTTTCTAAATCCTCCATGGTTAAAGGAGTTTTATCACCCATAAGAAAAAAACTTAAATGATCAAGTAAACAAGAACAATCTTGAGGGAGAAAATTGAAGTTTTCTCACCAACGATCTGAGATAAACTCAGATGACGAAAAAATATCGAATCTCTGCTTCCATGAAAGGTGCCTTGATAATATTCAGAAACTCCAAAACAGGACGCTCCATTGTTGCTCCAGAAAAAATAGCATCTAATAAGGGATGAGAACCGTTTTCAACCCCGTAGTTCTTGGGTGGAAATGGTGATGGCGTCGATGGCAGCGGCGGTAGCAGCGACAGCGGTGGCGATTGCAGTGGCAATGGCAGAAgcagcgacagcagtggcggcggcGACGATGGCCGCGGTAGCGGAGGCGGCGATCATAGTGGAGAAGGCTCAGGCAGCGGCGGTGGTGACGATGGCCGCGGCAGTGGAGGCGGCGATCATAGCAGAGGCGGTGATGAAGATGAAGGGAtgcgagagagagagtgagagatttAACGAAAACAGAGAATGGCTTTCAAGGTTTGCAGGGATCCACAGAGAGAGCAGCGGTGATGGTTTGAAGGGGGAACAGATTCCACTCTGTTTGAAAGGAGAGATTTGAGTTGTGGACGATCGACGGTTGAAGAGGCGGAACAGAGCACTCTGTTCCCtaaataggctctgataccatgttgacaaacagaagtataaacagaagaagaatagaaaagaggGTGAAGACGAAGATTTCAGAGAAAGAAGGGATACTTCTCTAGGACCAAACGggccctttttattaatttttataggctcaatttaagaattatacaaatatatttctctctaattagacgattacattcctaatcagaggaattcaatttagaaattatacaaatatatttctctctaattagacgattgcattcctaatcagagagattcaatttaggaattatacaaatatatttctctctaattagatgattgcattcctaatcagagggatctacagctcatttcaacaTGAACCTCTCCATCCcctatttttcttcttatttttcctcTCTGTTGATTGACCGTCGTTGCTAGCTGATGCCATGACTAAGTGTTGCCGTGGGTCACCGTTTATGGTCACCAGCCTTTCCATGTTGGAGGAGAAGTGGGAGAGGAGGCTCCTTGctatgaaaaagaagaagaaaaaatctctttccctttcttctctcttttcactcttttctctctttatctttctctcttttctctctcttctctctaattAGATCAAAGGATTTTTTTGGAAGTGTGATTTGGGGAATTCGATGGTAGGCCCGGTGAACCCTAGTAGTGTCTTAGATCAGCATATTTGCCATCATGCACTGTGGATTCTTGTTCATAATCCACCAATTACTCAGATTTGAACCCCTTGGATGGTTAGATGTTGCTATCTTACTTGCCATGTCATGGCtttcttaaattatttcatcataatttttcattataaatcctGGATATTGGTTTAATGGTATGAGAGTGTGATCAATTCGATAAAAGGATGCTAAGTAAAGGGATTTACACTCTAATGCCTAAATTGAGATAAATTCTGAATTTTCTTGTTTAATTATCCAGGTATTAGATGGGTCGAGAAATTTAAGATTTAgaataatttgaattttagagCTTTGAAATAGAAATCTAAttgtaatttattattttttgtgcTAATGATTGATTGAGGATGAGTTAAATTTATATGGATGGACATACTACGCATAGACTAATAGCTACTGTATCCCGATTTGACTGACAATAGAGATAAGAATTCTCAGATATCGATCACCTATTTATGTAAAAACTCTTTGTGCATCAGTGATTTTGCTCCATATGATTTTGATAGCTATATACTTATTTATTAAGTATATATGgctctatataaaattataaatcatatataaatgaTTTCAATTTGGATGAATTTCGATAATCATATACATCGAATTTTATAACAGTGTGACCTTAAATTATAATAGCTAACAAATATGTAATTGAATTTTGTAACTGAATATTGGGTTGTGGTGCTCTAGGCTAGCTACTTTACTAGTACTCTGCAATGGACTTGAAACATAGTTATTGTAGTTTAGAGTCAAGTGTTCGTAGTTCTTTAAACTAGCTACTTTTATTGGTGCCTCACCATGGGCTTGAGACGTGATTGTAGTAGTTAGGAGTCAAGCACCAGTTGTGACTTAGATTATCCATTTTTTTAGTATTCTACCATGGGCTTGAAATGTGGTTGTGATAGTTCAGAGGATTAGTCACTTTGTGGATGCTCTGTTATGGGCTGGAAATATGATTGCAACAGTCCAAAGCTGAGCACCTAAatatgattggatttgatttaTGTTGTTTTTGAGATAATTATTTGATGTGATCTATTATACAAAAGGATGTGTTTGTTAATGCATGTTTCATAACTGTGGTATCTTATGGCATGAGATTTATATAAGTGACAATTAATGATAATTTCttagttattattattatattgatgttgaTATGTGGGAATTTTTATTAGTCGTAAGTCTCACAACCccattcttctctttctttttcaaagTTAGAATACATGTATTCGGCTATGGTTTAGATCGCTTTTGAAAGAATTGATTAGATAAAGCATTATCAATACTAGTTGAATGATCGAGTTTTGTAAATTGTATAAGTAGTGTTATTGGttaatatgaaatattttattatgaattcaGATCATTTGTGCTCATGAAAATTTAGGTTATAACGAATATTAAGGTCTTGCATATTTTCTAGAGCTTTGTTCCAGAGAGTGTACAACTATATCATGTGGCCGACCTAGACACTAGATTCGGGGCATGGCACATTTCAAGTCTGGAGTTGCCTGTGTAAGCAGACTATTGAAAAAGACAATATGGAACAAAACATCTATCTGTCTCACAATTGTAAAGAGGAATATTGTATATCTCCACCCCTATTTCTATTATGTTCCTCTGCTTTTGGTTCTGCAAGTTGCATTGGAGGTTCTGAACTTGCTTTATGTAAATTCCCCGCTTCTTATGTAAATGGCTGTGTTCTTAATAAATTCTGATGGAAGCCTGAGGCTTCTtccatttccatcaaaaaaataaaaaattattaacttcATGATCGACGAACATTAAATCTATGGTTGCATTAATTATCTCTTGCCATATGGTAAGAGAATTGTTCATAAGCATGAAAGGGGAGCAACGTAGCATTCTTCGTTTAGCATTGTTATTTTATATCAATTGATCTTAGCATGGCTTTAAGAGCTTTTATTGATGTAATATCTAGctcttatataaaatattattttgccaGCTAATCGCTAGCCATAAATCTGACTCTTAATGCGGCAGATTCGAACACACCATCGAGTAGTTTCCATTGCGACAAATTTCCCTTACACTTCTTGATGACCTTGATCGTCCCCAACAAATGTCTCTATTTGACGGTTTTAATTGACCTAGTGGTCTTTTTCTCCCTTTTCCTTTTTGGGAGAAACTATGTCTCTGCATTATATTAGTAAATTAAGCTCTGGTTTTAGATCAACATGGTAAGAAAATTATTTATTAGATGTGCGTTGTCTACCCTTTTGACTTGCTCCCGAGGAATTTTTGATTAAGGTCCGACTGGTTTCTTTTTCTCTGTAAAGCTTGCATCTCGTTTTGATATAGTACTTGATTTCTGAAGAACCACTAATCATCTTCCTGTACAACTATTACGTTAGAAACTTGAGGCAGCAAGATTCATATAAAACATACCAAATTTCTCATGGGAAATGAACATGTCAATCTACAAGGAACAAGTTTGCAGTCCTTCGTTACatcagaaattaaaaaaaaaaaaaggtccgcAGTCCTTACATGCTCCTCGTTGATATCCTAGAGAACCTGTCATATATGTCATCAATGTATCGGAAATAGGCAAGCCTCAAGAATCTCTTAAAGAACAAAATACCAAAGAACCCCCAAAATCCCACCACAAATCCTGGTCCCATGCTAAGATACAAccatattttttcatcactatcatcatgagttgacaattgaacatCAGGTGCTTGGTCACTTGAACAATTTTTGTTCAATGGAAATTCACAAAGTTCATCATTGCCACTATAGATGGATGGATCATCAAGTGTTTGTAGTTGATGcccagatggtatctctccggacaaGTGGTTGTTTGATAAGTTCAAGAAATCTAAGAATGTCAGAGAAGAGATGTTCAGGGGAATTGTACCTGATAAGTAATTCATAGACACGTCAAGAACTTCCAGATTTCTTAGGTTACCGATCGTCTTAGGAATAGTTCCGTCCAAAAGATTCCTTGAGAGGTTCAGGAATACTAGCCCTGAAAGATTTGTTAGCTCTGTAGGGGATCTCATAGCAGAGATGATTGCCTGATAGGTCGATTCCCACAACTAATGAAAGTGTTCTTCCAAAAACAGCCTCTTTTCCTTTCCACGTTACGGACACACTGTCAATGTAGTAAAAGGAGTCACTGTGGTAAGAtgaactctttctttttttttgggtacaatctGCCATCGCCATAAGATTGCCCAAACTCTGTGGGATACTTCCAGAGATATTATTGTGTGCAAGGTCTAAGAGTTGAAGCGAAGACAGAAGGGACAGCTGGGGAGGAATGCTACCAGTTAACATATTCGATCTTAGACGGAGGATTCTCAACGATGATAGTGTCGCTCCTAACCATTCTGGAATATTTCCATGTATTCGATTCTCCCCAAGGTCTAAAACGACCAGCTGTTTGCAGTTCTTCAATGAAGAAGGTATTTCTCCAATCAAATTGTTATTATTCAAGGGCAGTGATTGGAGAGAAGACATAGAACCTATTGATCTCGGAATCGTCTCAAAAAAACCATTGCTGCTGAGATCCAAGAAGATTAGAGTAGGAGGGATGCTGAAAGCTTCTGATATGTCACCCGTGAAGTGGTTCCACTCCAATCGGACTCGGACTAGTTCCGAGCAGTTGCGCGAGCAAGCCGGTAGAGAGCCTGTGAAGTAGTTGTTATCCACTGCGAAGTATTGAAGAGCAAAGCCTTTGCATAAACCTCGAGGCAATTCCCCGTGAAGCTATTGTTTGAAAAACTGACAGCGTTCAAAAGCCCATTCTGGCCGAGGTCTTGAGGGATGAGACCGCTAAGCTTGTTGTTAAAGACCGAAATGAACTCAAGATTTGGAAGCTGAGCAATGGTGTCCGGCAGCTCACCCTCCAATTGGTTGTTGCTGAGGTCAAGGCTAGTCAGTGCCGTCATGTTTCCGATCTCTACTGGGATTGTGCCGTTCAGGTTGTTGTAGAAGAGGGCTAGGGAAGTGAGCTGTGTGAGGTTTCCTATTGTCCGAGGGATCGGACCAGTGAGATCATTTTCCGATAGATCCAATTGCTGCAAGTCGGCCAGCCTCCCAATCTCTGGAGGAATTGGACCTGATAGGTTGTTGTCGAAGAGGAATAGGATTTGCAGCTTTGTGGCCGATCCAATCTCCGGTGGGATTCGCCCAGAGAACGTATTGTTCTGTATCTGAAAGGAAATAAGCTCCGTCCAATTCGTGAACAAGTCCGGCGAGATCTCTCCAGAGAGCGAATTGCTCGAGATCGTGAACTGACTCATCTTGGTCAGCTCCGAGAAGGATTGTGGAATGCCACCTGTCAGTTGATTGAGGGACAGCTCAACAGAGTTGAGATTAGTACAGAGGCCGAGCTCGGGAGGAATGGTAGATTTCAATTCTGCTGCTTTGATATCGATGTGCTCAAGCATCCGGAGCTGTCCCAGAGAAGAAGGGATCGGTCCGCCAAGTGAATTGTTATAGAGTTCGAGTATTCGAAGGCTAGAGATGGACCCGAGGATAGGCGGTATCCTCCGGTGAGATTGTTCAATCCAAGATGAAGGATTTGAAGCCTCGTCAAATTTGCAAGGGAAACAGGAATTACACCTTTAAAGAAGTTGGCGGTAAGATTTAGGGACTCGAGGTAAACTAGATTGGTCGACAAGGAGTCGGGTATTTTACCCGTCAGGTTGTTCTGCGAGAGGTCGAGGTACGTTAAATTCGTGCAGTTGGGTATGAATGGTTGGAACTTCCCTATCAGACTATTGAGGTATAGGGATAGATAAGTCACGGAAGGCAGTGGGGTGAACTTGGTGTAGTCTGGGTTCTCCAGGTAATTGGATCCCAGATCAAAATGGCGTACCTTTCGGAGATTGCTGAGCCGATATGGGATCGGCCCATTGAGATTGTTGTTGTACAGACGGAGAGCTGACCGATCTCTGGCGGAATGGATTCAACGAAGTTGTTGCTGCTGAGGTCTAATGACGTGAGCTTGGACAGAGCAGAGATGTTTGAAGGAATGGAGCCGTAGAGGAGGTTGAGCTTGGTGAGGCTGGGAAGAGAAGCAAAGTCTAATTCATGGAGGGTGCCGTTGAGGTTGGCATTGGGTAAGCTCAGCTGCACGACGCTGCCTGCGGAGTTGCAGCGGACACCAAACCATGTGCATGGGGTGGTAGAGTTGGCAAGGGACCATGAGCTCAGAGCATCTGGCTGGAACAAGCTGCACTTCCATTTGAGGAGAGCTTGTGGTTCAGTCTGTGCTCCGGCTTTcaagaaggagaaggaaaagaataaaaGGAAGGGGAGGAGAAATGGCTGGATTTGGACCGTCTTCATGGACGGaggattgtggattgaagagagaTTGGTTTTGCTTTTGTTACCTTGTTTCCACGGCTATAATGAATGAGGGAGGGGTAGGGAGAAGACCGCGAGGGAGTCAAAGCTTAGCTTGACTGAAGGGTGtgaacaaagaaaaaaatcttaaTGTGTGCTTGGCGGTATACGGTCCTCTATGTTGCTTTTACAATTTCTAAAATTCTTAGTTTGATTAAGTTACACAGAATCAGTCAAAAGTGGAGTACAGAAGGACTAGTTGCTGAAGTCATGGCAAAGATCATATGGTCTGCCTCAGTCACAGGCAATGTTTTTCCTGTCTTTTCAGAAGATGTATATTGCTTGTCAACCACAAGCATCAagacattcataaaaaaaattcatcaaaaaaaaaaaaaaaaaacataagcaTCAAGACACTCACTTAGTCAAGCAGGGTCAAATCAAAGACGCTTTCATTCAACATTACACCGAGCTTTTTGGATCTTTGACTAATAAAACAAACTCAGCTGCCGAATGGGAAAATTTGTTCACGGGCAAGCAGATCGACTTAGCAGATTTGAATTAACTTTTTACAGTGGAAGACATCAATAACGCAATTTAGTTTATTAATGGACAAGGCATGAGATCGAGACAGACTTCCAGCATCTTTTGCAAACGATATTGGGAACTAATAAAGATCTCAGCCATAATTTATGTTTAGTCATAAAAGAAATTTgttggaaaaaaataaatttcattggTACCTCTGGTAAATACTGTGGCCAACACCCCCTCGGTGGCTGACGAGCACAATTTTCCTTTGTACTGTAACATATTCGTATATATTCCTCTTTAATAAAAAAAGGTGGTCTAACcctaatcaaaaagaagaagaaggaaagaaagaagagataatataTAGCATTGACTTCTTAAATTTTTCATTGCATTTGGATTgattaagatataaaaaataaattaatgtgaATTTAAATGTAAGGAATGGATGGATAGAACCATATATTGAGATGGAGTATTAAAagatgaatataaaaataataaataaagaaagagaaagaatgagaaagaggagagaggtcTAAATGgcatgagagaggagagagatatGATATGGGAGTcattaaaaagagagagaatatagaTTATAATTACTCTTTTCATCTTTTGATGCGGTAGTTATTCtaagatataaaaaaataaatttatgtggGGTTCAAAtataaaaagtggacggatgggATTGGAATGaagtattaaaagataaataaaaaagaagtaattaataaagaaagagaaaaaagaaagagagattgCATATACGaatcattaaaagaaaaaaaaattcaggtcataattactctttttagatggttttttttatcttttatttttttttaaaattttagatgagatatgcggttaattcataaaattagtaggatcaatttcaaattttctactaacataTGAGATATAGGGtcaatatttttattctttagtTTTTTTGTGAGGTCAATTGACCCCACGTTTACATGCATACGTCCGCCAATGGTTGATGGCATCCGACACGCCAGCAGCAACCCCCACCATGTTGAGGATGATCAACGTGGTGGGAGGGATGAGAAGGGTTGTCCGCATGACAGTAGAGATCTCCAAATTCAGTGTCATGCGCAGCCTTGGAGGTAACAGTGAGGTTGGTGCTGGAGGATTCCAGTGACAATGATGGAGAGGAAGAGAGCAATGAACCATATGCTTCCAAATTAAGTTGTTTAGCTGTTGAGCAAGGGTGACATGAGACAATCTAGATAGAAATATTTGGCTGGAATGGCAGTGCCATGCAACGCGAACCACCAAGATAAATGATCCCTCTTGTGGTGGTCTGCTCGCTCCGATGCACACAGGGTGTGTGGTCTGTGATTTATGTTGTATGTGTGCAATGTAGTGTTCACGTCTAGCTTTCACTCATGTACTTAAATATGCTTTTCTGTTAACATGTTTATATTAGGATTTGGCTAGGACTACGGACAGTGGGGATGATAAATTTTCCAGTAAGGAGGCAGACATACGGCTGGGATTGTCAGTAGGTGAGAAGAGGAATGCATGTGAAGGGTACATGTCACGTCCGAActaacatccggatcggatacgtgatggccgcacactccttagagcaagccctaaagaatatgcaaagccaaattaaatcattacaaccttatcaaccataataatttatttcaataataattcataaaacttgcataattacaattaacattcttcaatcttctgatcaggtatcaatggtactctatctatgcatccgctcactcacaaatccataccatagccaaccatggacatcttgtaactctgagaagaaaaagaaaatgaaggggtgtgagctttacagcccagtaagaattccatatcacaccaatataataatataatctgaaaataatgataggcaatatcacataaaaatcgatgttcactgtccagaatactgcaaacatttatagattatctgttttatcaaaagtgatgcatcatcatatgttaaataagtgaaacaattttattcaacgattgtttcatatcttatctttctattttcttctattatcacatcattttaatcctttctttttggctttagcttaagCTTTGGCTTtgactttggactaccaggatcatgcgacgatcttttatttggatcgatttctgtgatcttcctcggatcaaatattcatgatctttctcgaatcaaagtggccatgatctttctcggatcaaatcattcatggtctttctcggatcagattcttcatgatctttctcgaatcatattcttccacacataagcctgtgggggctgtcccaggcataagctcctggtaggctattccacatgacaaggtcagtccaaaccatatttctctttcttttcattttcatgaaattatgatatttaacttcattaatcaattcatcttttgcagtgtaataaatatgtcatacacataatcatgccatcaatcgctgatatatttgtattgatatagcatactcatgctcaaaatcacataaataaataacaatatctcagatataacaaattcatcgatctcaaatcc from Elaeis guineensis isolate ETL-2024a chromosome 4, EG11, whole genome shotgun sequence includes these protein-coding regions:
- the LOC105044253 gene encoding LOW QUALITY PROTEIN: uncharacterized protein (The sequence of the model RefSeq protein was modified relative to this genomic sequence to represent the inferred CDS: inserted 3 bases in 3 codons; deleted 1 base in 1 codon), whose amino-acid sequence is MKTVQIQPFLLPFLLFFSFSFLKAGAQTEPQALLKWKCSLFQPDALSSWSLANSTTPCTWFGVRCNSAGSVVQLSLPNANLNGTLHELDFASLPSLTKLNLLYGSIPSNISALSKLTSLDLSSNNFVESIPPEIGQLSXLYNNNLNGPIPYRLSNLRKVRHFDLGSNYLENPDYTKFTPLPSVTYLSLYLNSLIGKFQPFIPNCTNLTYLDLSQNNLTGKIPDSLSTNLVYLESLNLTANFFKGVIPVSLANLTRLQILHLGLNNLTGGXPPILGSISSLRILELYNNSLGGPIPSSLGQLRMLEHIDIKAAELKSTIPPELGLCTNLNSVELSLNQLTGGIPQSFSELTKMSQFTISSNSLSGEISPDLFTNWTELISFQIQNNTFSGRIPPEIGSATKLQILFLFDNNLSGPIPPEIGRLADLQQLDLSENDLTGPIPRTIGNLTQLTSLALFYNNLNGTIPVEIGNMTALTSLDLSNNQLEGELPDTIAQLPNLEFISVFNNKLSGLIPQDLGQNGLLNAVSFSNNSFXGELPRGLCKGFALQYFAVDNNYFTGSLPACSRNCSELVRVRLEWNHFTGDISEAFSIPPTLIFLDLSSNGFFETIPRSIGSMSSLQSLPLNNNNLIGEIPSSLKNCKQLVVLDLGENRIHGNIPEWLGATLSSLRILRLRSNMLTGSIPPQLSLLSSLQLLDLAHNNISGSIPQSLGNLMAMADCTQKKRKSSSYHSDSFYYIDSVSVTWKGKEAVFGRTLSLVVGIDLSGNHLCYEIPTELTNLSGLVFLNLSRNLLDGTIPKTIGNLRNLEVLDVSMNYLSGTIPLNISSLTFLDFLNLSNNHLSGEIPSGHQLQTLDDPSIYSGNDELCEFPLNKNCSSDQAPDVQLSTHDDSDEKIWLYLSMGPGFVVGFWGFFGILFFKRFLRLAYFRYIDDIYDRFSRISTRSM